One genomic segment of Plasmodium cynomolgi strain B DNA, chromosome 14, whole genome shotgun sequence includes these proteins:
- a CDS encoding hypothetical protein (putative), whose protein sequence is MKKNEKYDKNKCIIFSTLLRYKKYLTKKGNTYFDFNQTNLKLNEKELLLQNSNYFHLFDISSLFYPHVYVNVNSHMSVNISDYLNYVKRGSPEKDPPVKDPPVKDSSVDANQIMQYASRQEFILEAIQKVEHIEVFKKVQLVKKLLLTVNREVAQKVQTYVENIPEVNPNDYIFVQTNRKNDLLFGYVKSSKFNLIFEIFNFNKFFKKCHDDNVDITVHEVKDKGSDEPSFVEGGATEGEIYLKEQSIHVKKDVYQNVKFCSDHYCYYYFFKNAPVECIFAEGKRSKKIFTFNLCLKYVKNHLFVLILFNYSPPPKDEKHCVDVEAAVPNLDEMDAHNKHFNLNETDKNVFKRNTFFVHHLYDQLRCKVLSLISFVNFPPNDYLADIHLTKLRRCSYSSPSSSSSPSPSPSSPSSPGGYSFNVYCLSNGGVVYIFICTFMMRDNLCEDSFQFHVSKYHHFELRRKDTTYHSIKAVKCSSTFMRTLCGGGPQRRTRKKVNRRRNNSRGEQFATNNKWEKIPHTLEEETVALLQSENLRKARGNIISSRISSDEEEPTCGSTQMEKYKYFFLIITSKCDLFIVTFRRKKKRGDIELVNYSCTNSSNPNHIIQGVLINKHHFGKTDEGEKKSKGKTVMGHTNGSMPHHHRMKQQSRSCSIFELLCYFQNGDVKKYNFVCTEKEHLEFFLIKNELPRGELLCKKQFFIPILFPFNEEVLKKKKKTTTEKQYENVSLCVNDQCLVITYVKSFCKLLRHICSVMERVRSYQGKLHREGDANFHDQVDILEMGRKSNSRRSNAGGERDADFSPDQRSNFDYLSYDNLVGGISNIPSRENKRKIKINFYHFLQMLIHFQENYVSEGNSFFHLIFNELCQKNVFPTGGNRTNAVGRETSSLQLDPIVDIRTHFSVLFSFFIHMYNFCLKQNGIILYIMLNTLRINNTNLFVNVNYDLRKNNLDYFYLLLLLNFYSIHKILISEGNAQNSLIEDEEENLHLFFDHIFQNKAIPNGDKRNTEKIEEIEIDHDTFERHQILIHDFIKRITSRLKNDPYMIERIYFKINCVFCGKVSVSNLYNNYYICEQKHIFNKCMVTLCCIGKSSLIIPSVYLSRDLSKSVFEEPIGTLQFNLRVKLDCTYFCSFCHLFMTTQNSFFAKHFLFKQCPFCNHDLVAV, encoded by the exons atgaaaaaaaatgaaaaatatgacaaaaataaatgtatcaTATTTTCTACCCTGctaagatataaaaaatatttgacgaaaaaagggaacactTACTTCGACTTCAACCAAACAAACTTAAAGTTGAACGAGAAGGAGCTTTTACTCCAGAACAGCAACTACTTTCACCTCTTTGACATCAGTTCTCTATTCTACCCCCATGTGTATGTTAATGTAAATTCGCACATGAGTGTAAACATATCGGATTATTTGAATTACGTGAAAAGGGGATCCCCAGAGAAGGACCCCCCAGTGAAGGACCCCCCGGTGAAGGACTCCTCAGTAGACGCAAACCAAATTATGCAGTACGCCTCCCGGCAGGAGTTCATTTTAGAAGCCATCCAAAAAGTGGAGCACATAGAAGT CTTCAAAAAAGTGCAGCTCGTGAAAAAGCTACTCCTAACAGTGAACAGGGAGGTAGCCCAGAAGGTCCAGACCTACGTAGAAAACATCCCAGAAGTCAATCCAAATGACTACATCTTTGTGCAGACCAACCGAAAGAATGATCTCCTCTTTGGCTACGTAAAAAGTAgcaaatttaatttaattttcgaaatttttaattttaacaaattttttaaaaagtgccACGACGATAATGTAGACATAACTGTACACGAAGTGAAGGACAAAGGATCTGATGAACCAAGTTTTGTTGAGGGGGGCGCCACCGAAGGAGAGATATATCTAAAGGAACAGTCCATTCATGTGAAGAAGGACGTCTACCAGAACGTCAAATTCTGTTCCGATCACTACTGCTATTATTActtctttaaaaatgccCCTGTGGAGTGCATTTTcgcggaaggaaaaagaagcaaaaaaatctTCACATTTAATCTCTGCCTAAAGTACGTAAAGAATCATCTATTTGTTCTCATACTATTCAATTATAGTCCCCCCCCGAAGGATGAGAAGCACTGTGTTGACGTGGAAGCAGCCGTCCCCAACTTGGACGAAATGGATGCACATAACAAACACTTTAACCTGAACGAGACagacaaaaatgtattcaaaaggaataccttttttgtacatCATTTGTATGACCAGTTAAGGTGCAAAGTCTTGAGTCTTATCAGTTTTGTGAacttccccccaaatgattACCTTGCAGATATTCACTTGACCAAACTGAGGAGGTGTAGTTATTCTTCTccgtcttcttcgtcttctccGTCcccctctccttcctctccttcctccccAGGAGGCTACTCCTTCAACGTGTACTGCTTATCCAATGGAGGGGTCGTCTATATCTTTATTTGCACCTTTATGATGAGAGACAACCTTTGTGAGGATTCCTTCCAGTTCCACGTATCCAAATATCACCATTTTGAGTTAAGGAGGAAGGACACCACCTACCACAGCATCAAAGCTGTAAAGTGTAGCTCGACGTTCATGCGCACtctctgcggggggggaCCCCAAAGGCGCACAAGGAAGAAGGTCAACCGAAGGAGGAACAACTCACGAGGAGAGCAGTTCGCGACGAacaacaaatgggaaaaaatacccCATACTTTAGAGGAAGAAACGGTAGCACTGCTCCAAAGTGAGAACCTTCGTAAAGCACGAGGGAATATAATTTCCTCACGGATCAGCTCAGATGAAGAGGAGCCTACCTGTGGAAGTacccaaatggaaaagtacAAATACTTTTTCTTGATAATAACGAGCAAGTGTGACCTGTTCATTGTGACCTtcaggagaaagaaaaaaagaggggacaTTGAATTGGTAAATTATTCCTGTACGAATAGCAGTAACCCTAACCATATCATCCAGGGGGTGCTTATCAATAAGCACCATTTTGGGAAGACCGatgaaggggagaaaaaatcaaaagggaaaactgTAATGGGACACACAAACGGAAGTATGCCTCACCATCATCGTATGAAACAACAAAGTAGAAGCTGCTCAATATTCGAGCTGCTCTGCTACTTCCAAAACGGGGACGTAAAGAAATACAATTTTGTCTGCACCGAGAAGGAACATCtagaattttttctcatcaaaaatgaattaccTAGAGGTGAACTCTTATGCAAGAAGCAATTCTTCATTCCGATCCTCTTTCCATTTAATGAAGAAGTActcaagaagaaaaaaaaaacgacaaca GAAAAGCAATATGAAAATGTTAGTCTTTGTGTAAATGACCAGTGTCTTGTTATAACTTATGTCAAGTCCTTCTGTAAGTTGCTGCGGCACATATGCTCAGTGATGGAAAGGGTCAGGAGCTACCAGGGCAAATTGCATAGAGAGGGTGACGCAAACTTCCACGACCAAGTAGATATCCTTGAAATGGGAAGAAAGAGCAACTCCAGAAGGAGCAACGCAGGAGGCGAAAGAGACGCCGATTTCTCACCAGACCAACGAAGTAACTTC GACTATCTATCTTATGATAACCTTGTCGGGGGTATCTCGAACATCCCATCcagggaaaacaaaaggaagatcaaaattaatttttatcacttcCTCCAAATGTTAATCCATTTTCAAGAAAACTACGTCAGCGAGGgtaactccttttttcaccTAATATTTAACGAACTCTGCcagaaaaatgttttccCTACTGGTGGCAATCGCACCAATGCAGTGGGGAGGGAGACCTCGTCGCTTCAGCTGGATCCCATCGTAGACATAAGGACTCACTtctctgttttgttttccttcttcattcacatgtacaatttttgcttGAAGCAAAACGGCATCA TCCTCTACATCATGCTTAATACATTACGAATCAATAACACTAACCTATTTGTTAATGTAAATTACGACTTGAGGAAAAATAACTTAGACTACTTCTACCTCCTCCTACTGCTCAATTTTTATAGCAtccacaaaattttaatttcagAGGGTAACGCTCAGAATAGCCTCAttgaagacgaagaagaaaatctGCACCTATTCTTCGatcatattttccaaaataaaGCTATTCCAAATGGAGACAAAAGAAACACTGAGAAAATAGAAGAAATCGAAATAGACCATGACACATTTGAGAGACATCAAATACTGATACatgattttataaaaaggataacGAGTCGCTTAAAGAATGACCCCTATATGATTGAgcgaatttattttaaaatcaaTTGCGTTTTTTGTGGAAAGGTAAGTGtttcaaatttgtataataattattatatctGTGAGCAGaagcacatttttaacaagtgCATGGTTACTCTATGTTGCATAGGAAAGAGTAGCTTGATCATCCCCAGTGTTTACCTTTCACGTGATTTAAGTAAATCAGTTTTTGAGGAACCCATCGGTACTTTACAATTCAATCTGAGAGTGAAATTGGATTGTACGTacttttgctccttttgccATTTATTTATGACGACTCAGAATAGCTTCTTCGCGAagcacttcctttttaagcAGTGTCCCTTTTGCAATCACGATTTGGTGGCCGTGTGA
- a CDS encoding integral membrane protein conserved (putative): MVSKKTIEARKAFYDEDVEKSKEAHDSYHSLDKHGEQHSLDRDNLKTIIFGSLDGIITIFAIVSGCVGAKITPAQVIIIGVGNLFANAISMGFSEYTSTTAQRDFMLAEKKREEWEIENCPSEEKQEMIDIYMNKYKFDSEDARNLVEITFRNKNFFLEHMMSEELGLIITHEDKNESLKKGFIMFLSFCIFGMIPLCSYVAYTFFFEYTDYNTSFFVVFVSTLITLFILGIFKSQFTNQKPIHCALCMVFNGSIAGMVPFLLGILLKNNIAD, translated from the exons ATGGTGAGCAAGAAAACGATAGAAGCGCGAAAGGCCTTCTACGACGAAGACGTGGAGAAGTCCAAGGAAGCCCATGACTCGTACCATAGCCTAGATAAACATGGAGAGCAACACAGTCTAGATAGAGACAATTTGAAGACGATCATTTTTGGAAGTCTCGATGGAATCattaccatttttgcaattgtCTCCGGATGTGTAGGTGCAAAAATTACACCTGCACAGGTCATAATTATTGGAGTAGGGAATTTATTCGCAAACGCAATTTCGATGGGCTTTAGTGAATATACCAGCACGACTGCACAGAGAGATTTTATGttagctgaaaaaaaaagagaagaatgGGAAATCGAAAATTGTCCATCTGAGGAGAAGCAAGAAATgattgatatatatatgaacaagtACAAATTTGATAGTGAGGATGCAAGAAATCTTGTCGAGATCACATttcgaaataaaaatttttttttggagcatATGATGTCAGAGGAGTTGGGACTGATTATCACTCACGAGGACAAGAACGagtcattaaaaaaagggttcattatgtttttaagtttttgtatttttggAATGATTCCTTTATGCTCCTACGTAGcctacaccttttttttcgagtaCACAGATTATAATACCTCCTTCTTCGTTGTTTTTGTGTCCACCCTGATTACACTCTTCATCTTGGGGATATTTAAG TCCCAGTTCACCAACCAGAAGCCCATCCACTGCGCCCTCTGCATGGTCTTCAACGGATCCATTGCCGGAATGGTCCCATTCCTCCTGGGAATTTTGCTTAAAAACAACATCGCCGACTGA
- a CDS encoding mitochondrial carrier protein (putative) has translation MSKDLMNGSILHCLETASLGMPLEVWKTRMCVYRNENTIRSFTNIYNKGVGQFYAGFYAKIVESSSKGAVLLISKEHMITFCNNLNINQTTSGFIGGATGGICQSFVMTPCTFFITASIDKKINYKKKLVDIFRNTGFTTLYKGNSAMCLRQGTNWASRQGITEWVRNLFIERKRKAGGSRQAGGQSDRQSDRQADHQANRQTLFKNDAMDKRGQVHQSTPTKDTHSLDKRGDAAHELSPTEELLCGVLGGALSVWNNPFDVIRVYMQNSANKNIKLTFFQSFVNLYREGGILYLYKGVIPRCFLCIWQTLFMVTGIKILNKY, from the coding sequence atgagcaaagaCTTGATGAACGGGTCCATCCTGCACTGCCTGGAAACGGCTAGTCTAGGGATGCCCCTAGAGGTGTGGAAGACAAGGATGTGCGTGTACAGGAACGAAAACACCATCAGATCATTCACCAATATTTACAACAAAGGGGTTGGTCAGTTCTACGCTGGTTTTTACGCGAAGATAGTAGAGAGCTCATCCAAAGGAGCAGTCCTGTTAATATCAAAAGAACACATGATTacattttgtaataatttgAATATAAACCAAACGACAAGCGGTTTTATCGGTGGAGCTACTGGAGGCATTTGCCAATCCTTTGTGATGACTCcatgtaccttttttataactgcCAGCATTGACaagaaaattaattataaaaaaaaactggtgGATATTTTTAGGAACACAGGATTTACGACCTTGTATAAGGGGAACAGTGCCATGTGCTTGCGCCAGGGGACGAACTGGGCCAGCCGGCAGGGCATAACTGAGTGGGTCCGCAACTTATTCATCGAGCGGAAGAGGAAGGCGGGGGGGTCGCGCCAAGCGGGGGGGCAGTCAGACAGGCAGTCAGACCGGCAGGCAGACCATCAAGCAAACCGGCAAACACTCTTCAAAAATGATGCTATGGATAAGCGCGGCCAAGTTCATCAGTCCACCCCGACGAAGGACACCCATTCGTTAGACAAACGGGGAGATGCTGCCCATGAATTATCCCCCACGGAAGAGCTCCTTTGTGGTGTCCTTGGAGGAGCCCTCTCTGTCTGGAACAACCCCTTCGACGTGATCCGAGTGTACATGCAGAATAGTgcgaataaaaatatcaagcTGACGTTCTTTCAGTCATTTGTTAACCTTTACAGGGAGGGAGGCATCCTGTACCTCTACAAAGGGGTCATCCCTCGATGCTTCCTGTGCATTTGGCAGACCCTATTTATGGTTACggggataaaaattttgaacaaataTT
- a CDS encoding 50S ribosomal protein L24 (putative): protein MSRYVKYFMQAKRLDKRKRKYGQLDFLELSKELSIPFPLRERNQPKHLDLSKYLNIKVGDLVKVLYGPDKDKEGIVLNINTKRNTVIVDGCNMKKSAWNVTKKNTESIITQEMPIHITNVAILDPISKKATVVKRRYMMHGECVRISKISGCAMPEPVNMEALKEQNNYELFIHKKKKGPPIKDIYAERDSKNFNLLKKIAYEIKKKRFYEMKSFFNCSSPGKGSTSPGQGRASPGQGSASPGQGGSSPGQGSSSLGG from the coding sequence ATGTCCAGGTATGTGAAGTACTTTATGCAGGCCAAGCGGCTCGATAAGCGAAAGAGAAAATACGGGCAGTTGGACTTCTTGGAATTAAGCAAAGAGCTGAGCATCCCCTTCCCCTTGCGAGAAAGAAATCAACCCAAGCACCTAGACCTATCCAAGTACCTAAATATAAAAGTGGGAGACCTTGTTAAGGTACTCTATGGTCCTGATAAAGACAAAGAAGGTATCGTCTTAAAcataaacacaaaaagaaACACTGTAATAGTTGATGGAtgtaatatgaaaaaatctgCATGGAATGtcacaaagaaaaataccGAGTCAATTATAACACAAGAAATGCCGATACACATTACCAACGTTGCCATTCTAGACCCTATAAGTAAAAAGGCAACAGTGGTTAAGAGGAGGTACATGATGCATGGGGAGTGTGTACGCATATCTAAAATTTCAGGCTGTGCCATGCCTGAACCTGTTAATATGGAAGCCTTAAAGGAACAGAATAACTATGAACTCTTCAtccacaagaaaaaaaagggacctcCCATTAAAGATATTTATGCGGAGAGAGACTCCAAAAactttaatttgttaaagAAGATAGCCTACGagattaagaaaaaaagattctACGAAATGAAAAGCTTTTTTAATTGCTCCTCTCCGGGGAAAGGCAGCACCTCTCCGGGGCAAGGCCGCGCTTCTCCAGGGCAAGGCAGCGCCTCTCCGGGGCAAGGCGGCTCTTCTCCAGGGCAAGGCAGCTCTTCCCTGGGGGGGTAG
- a CDS encoding GTP cyclohydrolase I (putative), whose amino-acid sequence MFKRGDLSEGKHCSLDSVGTYEERSCTSSEAAVKDAQLVGASGSEDQREGRNCVLSISPMDSNLGLGLFRAQNGVEENGGRWNNYGDGDDHLAYTSQPRSSFINKDSILRYNGISISGKVEKMTDGRTNAGVLNRLSEESCLGKARQDISESCSTEAPPACAICREAKRGAVNGVRRKVIKRVEKKDHQGSGGDGGRSDTNRGDTNRGDPPP is encoded by the coding sequence ATGTTCAAACGAGGGGACCTCAGTGAGGGGAAGCATTGTAGCCTAGATAGCGTTGGCACGTATGAGGAGAGAAGCTGCACGTCGAGTGAAGCAGCGGTTAAGGATGCTCAGTTGGTAGGTGCAAGTGGGAGTGAAGACCAACGAGAGGGTCGCAATTGCGTATTGAGTATTAGTCCTATGGACAGTAatttagggttagggttgTTCAGGGCCCAGAATGGTGTTGAAGAGAATGGCGGAAGGTGGAATAACTACGGAGATGGGGATGACCATTTGGCCTACACAAGTCAGCCTAGGTCTAGCTTTATCAACAAGGATAGCATATTGCGTTATAATGGCATTAGCATTTCTGGGAAGGTCGAAAAAATGACGGATGGTCGGACCAATGCAGGGGTACTAAACCGTCTTAGTGAAGAGTCGTGTTTGGGGAAGGCCCGCCAAGACATCTCGGAGAGCTGCTCCACGGAGGCACCCCCCGCTTGTGCTATCTGTAGGGAGGCGAAAAGGGGTGCAGTCAATGGAGTGCGGAGGAAGGTGATCAAAAGggtggagaagaaggaccACCAGGGGAGCGGCGGTGATGGGGGCAGGAGTGACACCAATAGGGGGGACACCAATCGGGGTGACCCCCCCCC
- a CDS encoding hypothetical protein (putative) has product MDIFNCQYCSVSPFDYILDFIYGEKPPKKEEKKSSNVTYDDSTSNNVSQVLSKVGDQVEKRSTNEILLLCRAWENYVHPRAKEYWKDSQQLQNILCKIANGITKNDDPILGDDYACVFWYGEKNKNDNCPIISVKKGNDNVETITYVNRVLIFLYADEASFQELQKKPKKAFTMACGNINCINLTHISLDD; this is encoded by the exons atggatattTTCAACTGCCAATACTGCTCAGTGTCTCCTTTTGATTACATCTTAGATTTTATCTATGGCGAAAAGCCGccgaaaaaggaggaaaaaaaaagctccaATGTGACGTACGAC GATAGCACCAGTAACAACGTATCTCAGGTTTTGTCCAAAGTAGGAGATCAAGTGGAGAAAAGATCAACCAATGAAATTTTGCTCCTATGTCGAGCATGGGAGAATTACGTGCACCCCAGGGCCAAGGAATACTGGAAGGATTCTCAGCaacttcaaaatattttat GCAAAATCGCAAACGGCATCACCAAAAATGACGACCCCATTTTAGGAGATGATTATGCGTGTGTCTTTTGGTACggagagaagaacaaaaacgaCAACTGCCCCATCATATCggtgaaaaaggggaatgacAACGTAGAAACTATTACGTATGTTAACCGagtgctcatttttctctATGCAG ACGAAGCCAGCTTTCAGGAGCTGCAGAAAAAGCCGAAGAAGGCCTTTACCATGGCATGCGGGAACATTAACTGCATCAATTTGACGCACATTTCTCTCGACGACTAG
- a CDS encoding hypothetical protein (putative) produces MQVVCDFAHLKMVHGAVPIGKIIYTNLKELAKNQDYRFDEEIENFSKLREKIITMQNKGVNGNLLKLYKEYLFYFETFRKKNLLKEKKKLLWTNDAFDENKKVEYEFEKEHILIIFNIGLVAATMLKMKKNSDDVKMLNRMSHDVVEIFNYLFVNMNEDKISQLPDINCLTCYLFLCISMAYHENMFYNTALAKKYKRNLLAKLSFNIHSHFKNALSCLEGKGLHLFFKNPSKLLSSTEIGSSLQYIRNSNSPFYNFLQVNKIIFICISNFHTALKYATVHSDMLEDNIKIEKYDLDKIGEIISRLKYSQENVQKCVDLCRKYNFNINLTSLREKIQVAIDYFEYENKNIYFEVIPSYESLSEIKGTSEVIKLKEIDMSSIYIKRDNISSRLKLLFNEKAELVYNLYNSEAISVYGIFYKNFLSLRDQYKLINLSYRKNVLLTLHNVIINTYNKITNLYRPTHFESNLAFLQNMEQNLKEILTQAENSLTAEHTNHVEFQRKFLNVGINQESVNSYNSFLYHLNIFKKSLEEIHSSVESFRKFLQDNQLHFQICQMDVSTFAKYIVDDLNTCTNVNIESLANEYMQYWNLLCEDKDKDKDRDNETNSVSSIGDLSEVSSGTGPSLNYLDFHSFLKSQNLSYGPQNSNAVIEKNLFHYDAVNNYINVHSEEKLFFVILAIYFSLSIQLAAFGTDLEELKSSMHDVFLNSISEERDEDKLNDLLQKQKAALSAKKAKLEESVASFEKNLNQFYDHYHEYNKLDYFKTIE; encoded by the exons ATGCAGGTCGTGTGCGACTTCGCGCACCTGAAGATGGTGCACGGGGCAGTGCCCATCGGGAAAATCATCTACACAAACCTGAAGGAACTAGCGAAAAATCAAGACTACCGATTTGacgaagaaatagaaaactTTTCCAagttgagagaaaaaataataacaatgcaaaataaaggagTTAACGGAAATTTGCTAAAATTGTACAAGgagtatttattttacttcgaaacgtttagaaaaaaaaatttattaaaggagaaaaaaaaattgctatgGACTAACGACGCATTTgatgagaataaaaaagtggaatACGAATTTGAGAAGGAACACATTTTGATCATATTTAACATCGGCCTAGTAGCAGCCactatgttaaaaatgaaaaaaaattcagatgACGTAAAAATGTTGAATAGAATGTCTCACGACGTAGTGGAGATAttcaattatttatttgttaacATGAATGAGGATAAAATTTCACAGCTACCTGATATAAACTGCCTAACGTGTTAcctatttttgtgtatatcTATGGCATATCatgaaaatatgttttacaATACAGCCCTGGCGAAGAAGTACAAGCGGAACTTATTGGCAAAGCtttcttttaatatacataGCCATTTTAAGAATGCACTTAGCTGTTTAGAAGGGAAGGgattgcatttattttttaagaaccCATCTAAATTATTATCATCTACGGAGATAGGATCAAGTTTGCAATATATCAGAAATAGTAACAGTCCATTTTACAACTTCTTACAagtgaataaaataatttttatttgtattagCAATTTCCACACAGCTCTGAAATACGCCACTGTACATTCAGACATGTTAGAggataacataaaaattgagaaatACGATTTAGACAAAATTGGAGAAATTATATCTCGACTTAAGTACAGTCAGGAAAATGTCCAAAAGTGCGTAGATCTTTGCAGGAAGTATAACTTTAATATTAACCTTACCTCCTTGAGGGAGAAAATTCAGGTAGCTATAGATTACTTCGAGTACGAAAATAAgaacatatattttgaagtCATTCCTAGTTATGAAAGTCTGAGTGAAATAAAAGGGACATCTGAAGTGATAAAATTGAAGGAGATAGACATGTCATCCATTTACATCAAAAGGGATAACATTTCTTCCAGATTGAAATTACTTTTTAATGAGAAAGCAGAGTTAGTTTATAATCTGTATAATAGTGAAGCTATCAGTGTTTATGGTatcttttacaaaaattttttgagtCTACGGGATCAGTATAAGTTGATAAATTTGagttacagaaaaaatgtcttACTGACTCTTCACAACGTTATTATTAACAcgtataataaaattacaaaccTGTATAGGCCGACCCATTTCGAGAGTAACTtagcatttttgcaaaacatggaacaaaatttgaaagaaattttaactCAAGCAGAAAACAGCCTAACTGCAGAACATACAAATCATGTAGAATTTCagaggaaatttttaaacgtaGGAATTAATCAAGAATCTGTTAATTCGTataactcctttttgtatcatttaaatatttttaaaaaatcattagAAGAAATTCACTCTAGTGTAGAATCCTTTCGGAAATTTCTTCAAGATAATCAACTCCACTTTCAAATATGCCAAATGGATGTCTCAACTTTTGCTAAGTATATCGTAGACGATTTGAATACCTGTACTAATGTAAATATTGAATCTTTGGCGAATGAGTATATGCAGTATTGGAATTTGCTTTGCGAGGATAAGGATAAGGATAAGGATAGAGACAACGAGACGAACTCTGTGAGCAGCATTGGTGATTTGTCTGAGGTATCTAGTGGGACTGGACCATCCTTGAATTACTTAGATTTCCATTCCTTCTTGAAGAGTCAGAATTTGAGTTATGGACCTCAGAATAGCAATGCGGTTATCGAGAAGAACCTTTTCCACTATGACGCTGTGAATAACTACATTAATGTGCACTCGGAGGAGAAGCTGTTCTTTGTCATCCTCGCGATTTACTTTTCGCTGAGCATACAACTGGCCGCGTTTGGCACCGACCTGGAGGAGCTCAAGAGTAGCATGCACGACGTCTTCCTCAACTCGATCTCG GAGGAGCGCGACGAGGACAAGCTGAACGACCTGCTGCAGAAGCAGAAAGCCGCCCTCAGCGCCAAGAAAGCCAAGCTGGAGGAAAGCGTTGCGTCCTTCGAGAAAAACCTCAACCAGTTCTATGACCACTACCACGAGTACAACAAGCTGGACTACTTTAAGACGATCGAG